The Kribbella jejuensis region GGCAGAGGCCGAACTTGCGGAAGACCGCCTTCGGCCGGCCGCAACGCTGGCAGCGGGTGTAACCGCGCACCGCGAACTTCGGCTTCCGGGCCTGCTTGACCTTGAGTGCTGTCTTCGCCACGTCAGTTCTCCTTGAACGGGAAGCCGAGCGCCCGCAGCAGGGCCCGACCCTCGTCGTCGTTCGTCGCGGTGGTGACCACGGTGATGTCCATGCCCCGGACGC contains the following coding sequences:
- a CDS encoding type Z 30S ribosomal protein S14, which translates into the protein MAKTALKVKQARKPKFAVRGYTRCQRCGRPKAVFRKFGLCRICLREMAHRGELPGVTKSSW